One segment of Salvia miltiorrhiza cultivar Shanhuang (shh) unplaced genomic scaffold, IMPLAD_Smil_shh original_scaffold_306, whole genome shotgun sequence DNA contains the following:
- the LOC131004060 gene encoding cadmium-induced protein AS8-like: protein MIIKGLFRRHERWNPVHPTIGAFWGIGIGIGCGVGWGPGFGHEVVGYVGAGCGAGFNVGITFLGVGIGLPANYLFRAPPSGSKIDSLKNIRDLPDVRSMLASHTKHVTDCLHRVSGGLFPSE, encoded by the exons ATGATTATAAAGGGTCTATTTAGGAGACATGAGAGGTGGAATCCAGTGCATCCAACAATCGGAGCCTTTTGGGGCATTGGAATAGGCATAGGTTGCGGTGTAGGATGGGGTCCCGGCTTTGGCCATGAGGTTGTTGGCTACGTTGGAGCCGGCTGTGGTGCTGGATTTAATGTCGGGATCACTTTTCTTGGTGTTGGCATTGGCCTTCCTGCTAATTACCTATTTAGGGCCCCTCCTAGTG GTTCCAAAATTGACAGTTTGAAGAACATTAGGGATTTACCTGATGTCAGAAGCATGTTGGCTTCCCATACTAAGCATGTGACTGATTGTTTACATAGAGTCAGTGGAGGCTTATTTCCCTCTGAATAG